The following proteins are encoded in a genomic region of Dioscorea cayenensis subsp. rotundata cultivar TDr96_F1 chromosome 8, TDr96_F1_v2_PseudoChromosome.rev07_lg8_w22 25.fasta, whole genome shotgun sequence:
- the LOC120266382 gene encoding uncharacterized protein LOC120266382 — MEAAAISFSSPFNPCNSSLPSSRRSLILSINPKSPKDLTFASNSRNSLRLSPPLAVAEAMEQAVDASGSTPSGNPSKVDRSGRFCSPRAARELSLLIAYAACLEGSDPVRLFDRRVNAKRDPGYVFDKSSLLRYDHMSFGGAPVEAGTEEEASELMLKNEKDSANEAEVLSAPPKVVYNRFVLRLTRDILGAVVDRWNQHVLVIDKIIPQNWKDEPAGRILELCILHIAMAEITVIGTRHQIVINEAVDLAKRFCDGCAPRIINGCLRTFVKHQNTTNNNALQSLQSS; from the exons ATGGAAGCTGCTGCCATTTCCTTCTCTAGTCCCTTCAATCCTTGCAATTCTTCTCTCCCTTCTTCCAGACGTTCTCTAATCCTTAGTATCAACCCTAAATCCCCGAAAGATTTAACCTTTGCTTCAAATTCTCGGAATTCTCTTCGCCTTTCCCCTCCTCTTGCTGTGGCGGAAGCCATGGAACAAGCTGTTGATGCTTCAGGTTCTACTCCCAGTGGGAATCCCAGCAAGGTTGATAGGAGTGGGAGGTTTTGCAGCCCCAGGGCTGCTCGGGAGCTCTCGCT GTTGATTGCTTATGCTGCGTGCTTGGAAGGCTCTGATCCTGTTCGTCTCTTTGATAGAAGAGTGAATGCCAAAAGAG ATCCTGGATATGTTTTTGATAAGTCTTCGTTGCTGCGGTATGATCATATGAGTTTTGGTGGAGCACCTGTTGAAGCAGGGACTGAAGAAGAGGCAAGTGAACTAATGCTCAAGAATGAGAAGGATTCTGCCAATG AAGCAGAAGTCCTTTCAGCTCCTCCGAAGGTGGTGTATAATAGATTTGTCTTACG TCTAACAAGGGACATCTTGGGAGCAGTTGTTGATAGGTGGAATCAACATGTCCTTGTCATTGACAAAATTATACCCCAAAATTGGAAG GATGAGCCTGCAGGGAGAATTTTGGAACTCTGCATCCTGCATATAGCTATGGCAGAGATTACAGTAATAGGAACTCGACACCAAATTGTCATTAATGAG GCGGTCGATCTTGCAAAACGGTTCTGTGATGGCTGTGCTCCTCGGATCATCAACGGATGCCTTCGGACCTTTGTTAAACATCAGAACACAACCAACAATAATGCACTTCAGTCTCTGCAATCATCATGA
- the LOC120267843 gene encoding probable WRKY transcription factor 4 — translation MSGQPPPPPPPPQPPPPPPPPLERENQTQSSEANQPQVPEDGYEWKKYGQKFIRGIGQNRSYFKCKNKRCGVIKRIEWPRSHPDRLRVIYVGGREHTHPPPSTSKSRRRRFNFSGKSIQSC, via the exons ATGTCCGGCCAACCGCCGCCGCCTCCACCGCCACCacaaccaccaccacctcctcctcctcctct gGAAAGAGAGAACCAAACACAAAGTTCAGAAGCTAATCAACCTCAAGTTCCTGAAGATGGATATGAATGGAAGAAGTATGGCCAAAAATTTATCAGGGGAATAGGCCAAAATAG GAGTTATTTTAAGTGTAAGAACAAGAGATGTGGTGTGATAAAAAGGATTGAGTGGCCTCGATCACATCCTGATCGGTTGAGAGTTATTTATGTGGGTGGCCGTGAGCACACCCATCCTCCTCCCTCAACCtcaaaatcaagaagaagaaggttcaACTTCAGTGGCAAATCAATACAATCTTGCTAA